A window from Rhizosphaericola mali encodes these proteins:
- a CDS encoding TolC family protein, translated as MHKIFLISCCTFFVFAFNLFGKIDAQSISTDTVSLNIDSLESRFVRNNLDLLASRYNVDIQKAQIIQAKLFPNPNVSLQQVAYNQYSKSVLPFSKNGEFVGQVSQLIQLAGKRNKSVKLAAANANLSEIQFQDLLRTLKYTLQSDFYNLYYLQQSSKAYNTEITSLQNLVKAFDTQKGNGYISEKEIVRVRAQLYSILSEYNDLLNNMNDLQSEMRVIIAQPRINLVPVVSDEIIGRYSPTTYSLQAFMDSAMNNRTDLKIAKANTNINNLNLNYQKALAVPDLTALFNYDQQGGYLIHQYQVGVSMDLPFFSRNQGNIKAAHRSIDMSKVTESSTTLNIQETVYRALQKSLDVDKMYQKVDTSFEGDFKRLQNQVLINYQKRNLGLLDFLDFYESYKENILNMNQLRYERIQSFVDLNYYTATNFFQ; from the coding sequence ATGCATAAAATCTTTTTGATTTCATGCTGTACTTTTTTTGTGTTTGCTTTTAACCTATTTGGAAAGATTGATGCACAAAGTATAAGTACAGATACTGTTTCCTTAAATATTGATTCTTTGGAATCTAGATTTGTGAGAAATAACTTAGACTTATTAGCTAGTCGATACAATGTTGATATTCAAAAAGCCCAGATTATTCAGGCAAAATTGTTTCCCAATCCTAACGTATCCTTACAACAAGTTGCGTACAACCAATACAGTAAATCTGTATTACCATTTTCAAAAAATGGTGAATTTGTCGGACAAGTATCACAATTGATCCAATTAGCAGGGAAAAGAAATAAATCTGTAAAGCTAGCCGCGGCAAATGCTAATTTGTCAGAAATTCAATTTCAGGATTTATTAAGGACGTTAAAATATACGTTACAATCAGACTTTTACAATTTGTATTATTTGCAGCAATCGTCCAAAGCATATAATACAGAAATTACTTCTTTACAGAATTTAGTAAAAGCGTTTGATACCCAAAAGGGTAATGGATATATATCGGAAAAAGAAATCGTACGTGTAAGAGCGCAATTGTATAGTATCTTAAGTGAATATAACGACTTGCTCAACAATATGAATGATTTGCAAAGCGAAATGCGCGTAATCATAGCACAACCTAGAATCAATTTAGTTCCTGTAGTTTCAGATGAGATAATTGGTCGTTATAGTCCTACGACATATTCACTACAAGCATTTATGGATTCTGCTATGAATAATCGTACGGATTTAAAAATAGCAAAAGCCAATACGAATATCAATAATTTAAATTTAAATTACCAAAAAGCATTGGCAGTTCCAGATTTGACTGCATTGTTCAATTATGACCAACAGGGTGGTTATTTAATTCATCAGTATCAGGTGGGTGTATCTATGGATTTGCCTTTTTTTAGTAGAAATCAGGGAAACATAAAAGCTGCACATCGAAGTATTGACATGTCTAAGGTTACAGAAAGTAGTACTACATTAAATATACAAGAAACGGTGTACCGAGCGCTTCAAAAATCTTTGGATGTTGATAAAATGTACCAAAAAGTGGATACAAGTTTCGAAGGTGATTTTAAGAGATTACAGAACCAAGTATTAATCAATTATCAAAAGCGTAATCTTGGGCTATTAGACTTTTTGGATTTTTATGAATCTTATAAAGAAAATATCTTAAATATGAATCAATTAAGATATGAAAGAATTCAATCATTTGTTGATTTAAATTACTATACCGCCACCAACTTTTTCCAATAA
- a CDS encoding 5' nucleotidase, NT5C type, with the protein MERIILDMDNVMAAVNPQYVKFYKKIYNKDLNLKELETHQINKTYPDYKELHYLLEQPGFFRTMEPMVDSPEVVNAINEKYELFIVSAAMTYPLSLNEKLDWLKEYFPFITPKQIAFVGSKVFTFGDYMIDDKVSNLDHFNGKKILYSHPNNINIENPNYIRVHNWKEIANILL; encoded by the coding sequence ATGGAGCGAATTATTTTAGATATGGATAATGTGATGGCTGCGGTCAATCCACAATATGTCAAATTTTACAAAAAAATCTACAATAAGGATTTGAATTTGAAAGAATTGGAAACGCATCAGATTAACAAAACTTATCCCGATTATAAAGAATTACATTATTTGCTTGAGCAGCCTGGTTTTTTTCGTACAATGGAGCCAATGGTAGACTCTCCAGAAGTAGTAAATGCAATTAATGAAAAATATGAATTGTTTATCGTTAGTGCTGCTATGACATATCCATTGTCTTTGAATGAAAAATTAGATTGGTTAAAAGAATATTTCCCATTTATTACTCCCAAACAAATTGCGTTTGTAGGAAGCAAAGTTTTCACCTTCGGAGATTATATGATCGATGATAAAGTGAGTAATTTGGATCATTTCAATGGAAAAAAAATCTTGTATAGTCACCCTAATAATATAAATATAGAAAACCCGAATTATATAAGAGTGCATAATTGGAAAGAAATCGCCAATATTTTATTGTAA
- the rfbD gene encoding dTDP-4-dehydrorhamnose reductase, with the protein MALPTVVVTGANGQLGSELKELHSQYPQFNWIFTTREELDLTDEKSINAIFEKYKPDWFINCAAYTAVDKAESEKDLSFAINETAPKIISKLCAETGAKLIHVSTDYVFHGDGKSPYKPEDHTNPVNFYGLTKLKGEQAVVANLEEAIIIRTAWVYSTYGKNFVKTMRFLMQNKTDLNVVADQMGTPTYAKDLAEAIVSIIKTENPTWGTYHFSNEGEISWFDFATAINQMSGFACNVHPIPTTDFPTPAKRPSYSVLDKEKIKTNFHIPIRYWVESLRECIDKLEKLEVK; encoded by the coding sequence ATGGCTTTACCAACCGTCGTAGTTACTGGTGCAAATGGGCAATTGGGTAGTGAATTAAAAGAACTGCATTCCCAATATCCTCAATTCAATTGGATTTTTACAACAAGAGAAGAATTGGACTTAACTGATGAAAAATCAATTAATGCAATTTTTGAAAAATATAAACCCGATTGGTTTATCAATTGTGCAGCTTATACAGCTGTAGATAAAGCTGAATCTGAAAAAGATTTAAGTTTTGCCATCAACGAAACTGCGCCAAAAATCATTTCGAAATTGTGTGCAGAAACTGGAGCCAAATTGATTCATGTTTCTACAGATTATGTTTTTCATGGCGATGGAAAATCGCCTTACAAACCTGAGGATCACACCAACCCTGTGAATTTTTATGGTTTGACCAAATTAAAAGGAGAACAGGCTGTTGTAGCTAATTTGGAAGAAGCGATCATCATTCGTACTGCTTGGGTGTATAGTACTTACGGAAAAAATTTCGTAAAAACGATGCGTTTTTTGATGCAGAATAAAACAGATCTAAATGTTGTTGCTGATCAAATGGGAACACCGACTTATGCAAAAGATCTTGCAGAAGCGATTGTTTCTATTATAAAAACAGAAAATCCGACTTGGGGAACTTATCATTTCAGTAATGAAGGCGAGATCTCATGGTTTGATTTTGCAACAGCAATTAATCAAATGTCAGGATTTGCATGTAATGTGCATCCTATTCCAACAACAGATTTTCCAACACCCGCGAAAAGACCTTCATATTCAGTCTTGGATAAAGAAAAAATTAAAACAAATTTCCATATTCCCATACGTTATTGGGTGGAGAGTTTGCGTGAATGCATTGATAAATTAGAAAAATTAGAAGTAAAATAA
- a CDS encoding DegT/DnrJ/EryC1/StrS family aminotransferase, whose translation MRPIQMVDLKSQYHALKSEIDTAVINVLESSAFINGKPVQDFSNNLANYLGVKHVLPCANGTDALQIALMALGLQPGDEVITPSFTFIATAEVIALLHFKPVFVDVDKKTFCMDPESVKNAITPKTKAIVPVHLYGQVANMEEIMAIADAHDIPVVEDCAQAIGADYTYKNGTTKKAGTIGKFGATSFFPSKNLGGYGDGGAIFTDDDQLAAKVKMISAHGANKRYYHEVVGVNSRLDTIQAAILDIKLGHLDTYIANRRRAADYYDQAFASCEKITTPFRAADNLHVFHQYTIQLENVDRDALIAHLQGKGIPAMIYYPVPAHKQQMFKDFGGMQFELPNTDWLSTRVVSLPMHTELDNEQLEYITSSILEFVNK comes from the coding sequence ATGCGTCCAATACAGATGGTTGACTTGAAAAGTCAATACCACGCTCTAAAATCAGAAATAGATACAGCAGTTATCAATGTTTTAGAAAGTTCAGCATTTATTAATGGAAAACCGGTTCAAGATTTTTCAAATAATTTAGCAAATTATTTAGGCGTTAAACATGTACTTCCTTGTGCTAATGGTACAGATGCGTTGCAAATTGCTTTAATGGCATTGGGTTTACAACCTGGAGATGAAGTAATTACTCCCTCTTTTACCTTTATTGCTACTGCAGAGGTGATTGCATTATTGCATTTCAAACCGGTATTTGTTGATGTAGATAAAAAGACATTTTGTATGGATCCCGAATCTGTAAAAAATGCTATCACGCCAAAAACAAAAGCTATTGTCCCTGTCCATTTATATGGTCAAGTGGCGAATATGGAAGAAATTATGGCTATCGCGGATGCACATGATATTCCTGTGGTTGAAGATTGTGCGCAAGCTATTGGGGCTGATTATACGTATAAAAACGGAACGACTAAAAAAGCTGGTACGATTGGTAAATTTGGGGCAACGTCTTTTTTCCCATCTAAAAATTTGGGTGGATATGGTGACGGTGGTGCCATTTTTACAGATGATGATCAATTAGCTGCAAAGGTTAAAATGATCTCTGCACATGGAGCGAATAAACGTTATTATCATGAGGTTGTTGGTGTAAATTCTCGTTTGGATACGATTCAAGCGGCAATTTTGGATATCAAGTTAGGACATTTAGATACGTATATTGCAAATAGAAGACGTGCGGCAGATTATTATGATCAAGCATTTGCCTCTTGTGAAAAAATTACTACACCTTTCCGTGCTGCGGACAATTTGCATGTATTTCACCAATATACCATTCAATTGGAAAATGTAGATCGTGATGCATTAATAGCTCATTTGCAAGGCAAAGGAATTCCTGCTATGATTTATTATCCAGTACCTGCGCACAAGCAACAAATGTTTAAAGATTTTGGTGGAATGCAATTTGAATTACCAAATACAGATTGGTTGTCCACAAGAGTTGTCTCTTTACCAATGCATACAGAATTGGATAATGAACAATTGGAATATATTACTTCATCTATATTAGAATTTGTAAACAAATAA
- the gcvP gene encoding aminomethyl-transferring glycine dehydrogenase has protein sequence MNLFLEESTEFQRRHIGPNQEETKDMLATIGISSIKELIDKTIPESIRLQEKLDLPSSMSEFEYLQEIKAIASKNKVFRSYIGQGYYNTITPSVILRNVYENPAWYTSYTPYQAEISQGRLESLLNYQTVVADLTGLEISNASLLDEATSAAEGMSMLFHHVNKNGKITKPKFFVDEAIFAQTKDVLKTRAFPIHIELVEGDYKTATIDDQYFGAIVQYPNSNGSIEDYSNFIEKVHGVGGYVVMATDLLALTLLKSPGALGADVAVGNSQRFGVPMGFGGPHAGFFATKDEFKRAIPGRIIGVSIDSAGNRALRLALQTREQHIKRDKATSNICTAQALLANIAAMYAVYHGPKGLKEIAQRVAILTQTVAEGLRELGYEVKNETYFDTIHIIAEEAKIRPIAEANEMNFFYKNANEIILSLDETTSQKDTLDIVYVFANALGKDEAEIEFDSEEIYLKGIPTTFERQHPILSQEVFNHVHSETQMMRYIKNLEKKDIALNTSMISLGSCTMKLNAATEMIPTSWPEFAAIHPFAPANQTEGYKQVIDEISHYLSVITGFDACSLQPNSGAQGEFSGLNTIMQFHIANGQENRNVVLIPLSAHGTNPASGVMAGMKVVVVKSDDKGQIDIEDLREKAEANKENLGALMVTYPSTYGIYEEGIREICEIIHANGGQVYMDGANMNAQVGHSSPGFIGADVCHLNLHKTFAIPHGGGGPGVGPICCKAHLAPYLPGHVALGTSHAVSAAPFGSANILLISYAYIKMLGLEGLTLSTKYAILNANYMKSRLEKYYHVLFTGKNNTCAHEFMVDIRPIKASCGISAEDVAKRLMDFGFHAPTVSFPVVDALMIEPTESEDKAELDRFCDAMISIFKEIESVENGSFDKTDNVLKNAPHTQFVITADHWDHTYSRTAAAYPLEFVAENKFWPTVGRINNTQGDRNLICTCEPIEAYL, from the coding sequence ATGAATTTATTCTTAGAAGAATCCACAGAATTTCAAAGAAGACATATAGGTCCTAATCAAGAAGAGACCAAAGATATGCTTGCAACAATTGGTATTTCGTCTATTAAAGAATTGATAGACAAGACGATACCTGAAAGCATTCGTCTTCAGGAAAAGTTGGATTTACCATCTTCCATGAGCGAATTTGAATATTTGCAGGAAATCAAAGCTATTGCTTCTAAAAACAAAGTATTTAGAAGTTATATCGGTCAAGGTTATTACAATACAATTACGCCAAGTGTCATACTTCGAAATGTTTATGAAAATCCAGCTTGGTATACTTCTTACACTCCCTATCAAGCCGAAATATCACAAGGTCGTTTGGAAAGCTTGTTAAACTACCAAACGGTTGTTGCTGATTTGACAGGATTGGAAATTAGTAACGCCTCATTATTGGACGAAGCAACGTCTGCTGCAGAAGGTATGAGTATGCTTTTCCATCATGTCAATAAAAATGGAAAAATTACGAAACCTAAATTTTTCGTAGATGAAGCTATTTTTGCTCAAACAAAAGATGTATTAAAAACAAGAGCATTCCCAATCCATATTGAATTGGTAGAAGGCGATTATAAAACAGCTACAATTGATGATCAATATTTCGGTGCGATCGTTCAGTACCCAAATAGCAACGGATCCATCGAAGATTATAGCAATTTCATCGAAAAAGTACACGGAGTAGGCGGTTATGTAGTGATGGCAACAGATTTGTTGGCTTTGACATTATTGAAATCTCCTGGAGCTTTAGGCGCAGATGTAGCGGTGGGAAATTCTCAACGTTTCGGTGTACCAATGGGATTTGGTGGTCCGCATGCTGGTTTTTTCGCAACAAAAGATGAATTCAAACGTGCTATTCCAGGTAGAATTATCGGTGTAAGTATTGATTCTGCTGGTAATAGAGCTTTAAGATTGGCTTTGCAAACGAGAGAACAACATATTAAAAGAGATAAAGCAACTTCCAATATCTGTACTGCACAAGCTTTATTGGCCAATATTGCAGCGATGTACGCTGTTTATCACGGACCAAAAGGTTTGAAAGAAATTGCGCAACGTGTTGCTATTCTTACTCAAACAGTAGCTGAAGGTTTGCGTGAATTGGGATATGAAGTTAAAAATGAAACCTATTTCGATACAATTCATATCATTGCTGAAGAAGCTAAAATCCGTCCTATTGCAGAAGCCAATGAGATGAATTTCTTTTATAAAAATGCAAACGAAATTATCCTCTCTTTAGATGAAACTACATCTCAAAAAGATACATTGGATATCGTTTACGTATTTGCAAATGCATTAGGTAAAGATGAAGCTGAAATTGAATTTGATTCCGAAGAAATTTATTTGAAAGGAATTCCAACTACTTTCGAAAGACAACATCCAATTTTATCTCAAGAAGTGTTCAATCATGTACACAGTGAAACGCAAATGATGCGTTACATTAAAAATTTGGAAAAAAAGGATATTGCTTTAAATACCAGTATGATTAGTTTGGGTAGCTGTACCATGAAATTAAATGCAGCCACTGAAATGATTCCTACAAGTTGGCCTGAATTTGCAGCTATTCACCCATTTGCGCCAGCAAATCAAACCGAAGGTTACAAACAAGTCATTGATGAAATAAGCCATTATTTATCTGTAATCACAGGTTTTGATGCTTGTAGTTTACAACCAAATAGTGGTGCGCAAGGTGAATTTTCTGGTTTGAATACGATCATGCAATTTCATATTGCAAATGGTCAAGAAAATAGAAATGTCGTTTTAATTCCACTTTCTGCACATGGTACAAATCCCGCATCTGGCGTGATGGCAGGAATGAAAGTTGTCGTTGTAAAAAGCGATGACAAAGGACAAATTGATATCGAAGATTTACGTGAAAAAGCGGAAGCTAATAAGGAAAATTTAGGTGCTTTGATGGTTACTTATCCTTCTACATACGGAATCTACGAAGAAGGTATCCGTGAAATATGCGAAATCATTCATGCAAATGGTGGACAAGTATATATGGATGGGGCGAATATGAATGCGCAAGTTGGACATTCCTCTCCTGGCTTTATCGGAGCGGATGTATGCCATTTGAATTTACACAAAACATTTGCCATTCCTCATGGTGGTGGAGGTCCAGGTGTAGGTCCGATCTGTTGTAAAGCACATTTGGCACCTTATTTACCAGGTCACGTTGCATTGGGAACTTCTCATGCAGTAAGTGCGGCTCCGTTTGGCTCTGCAAATATCTTGTTGATCAGTTATGCCTATATCAAAATGCTAGGTTTAGAAGGTTTGACACTTTCAACAAAATATGCCATTTTGAATGCGAATTACATGAAATCAAGATTGGAAAAATATTATCATGTTTTGTTTACAGGTAAAAACAATACATGTGCACATGAATTCATGGTAGATATTCGTCCAATCAAAGCTTCTTGTGGTATCTCCGCAGAAGATGTTGCGAAAAGATTGATGGACTTTGGTTTTCATGCGCCAACAGTGAGTTTCCCTGTAGTGGATGCATTAATGATCGAACCAACTGAAAGCGAAGACAAAGCAGAGTTGGATCGTTTCTGTGATGCGATGATTTCTATTTTCAAAGAAATCGAATCTGTAGAAAATGGATCATTTGACAAAACCGATAATGTTTTGAAAAATGCTCCGCATACGCAATTCGTAATCACAGCCGATCATTGGGATCATACTTATAGTAGAACGGCAGCGGCATATCCATTAGAATTTGTTGCAGAAAATAAATTTTGGCCTACCGTCGGTAGAATTAATAATACACAAGGAGATCGAAATCTCATTTGTACATGTGAGCCGATTGAAGCTTATCTTTAA
- a CDS encoding YXWGXW repeat-containing protein, giving the protein MRNKKWQIILILFFAITFSYRANAQVSLSINFAPPALISYDQPECPGDGYMWIPGYWAYSPETGYYWVPGYWTLPPAPGLLWTPGYWGYDGNDYVWNAGYWGNNVGFYGGINYGYGYFGTGFVGGMWNGNTFQYNTAVVHIGRNIRNTYSNRNFSTNNSHASFNGRGGVQINQNNSERQYAQQQRYESTPDQRMQRQAAISNTQFHYQNNNGQIEQQKIDNQNQNYQNFKQQHQSEPEFKNPGRAVPMNNGNQGGGRGRR; this is encoded by the coding sequence ATGAGAAATAAAAAATGGCAAATCATACTCATTTTATTCTTTGCTATAACCTTTAGCTATCGTGCTAATGCACAAGTAAGTTTATCCATTAACTTTGCACCTCCTGCACTTATTTCTTATGACCAACCAGAATGTCCAGGTGACGGATATATGTGGATTCCAGGATATTGGGCATACTCACCTGAGACAGGTTATTATTGGGTTCCAGGCTACTGGACTTTACCGCCAGCTCCAGGTTTATTATGGACACCGGGATATTGGGGGTATGATGGTAACGACTATGTATGGAATGCGGGATATTGGGGCAATAATGTAGGTTTTTATGGAGGAATTAACTACGGCTATGGTTATTTTGGAACTGGATTTGTAGGCGGCATGTGGAATGGCAATACATTTCAGTACAATACAGCAGTGGTGCATATAGGTAGGAATATAAGAAATACGTATAGCAATCGCAATTTCTCCACTAATAATAGTCATGCAAGCTTTAATGGAAGAGGTGGCGTACAAATAAATCAAAATAATTCAGAACGTCAATATGCACAACAACAACGTTATGAATCCACACCAGATCAAAGAATGCAACGTCAAGCGGCAATATCCAATACTCAGTTTCACTATCAAAATAATAATGGTCAAATAGAACAACAAAAAATTGATAATCAAAATCAGAATTATCAAAATTTTAAACAACAACACCAAAGTGAACCTGAATTTAAAAATCCTGGACGTGCCGTTCCTATGAACAATGGCAACCAAGGCGGAGGTCGTGGTAGACGATAA
- the serB gene encoding phosphoserine phosphatase SerB: MKLVVQGANLTDSLLAQFTILSGALSFTQISDKVYRFDYANNLKENQIQILADSEKIDVAFLEEDVSLSDFKLLAMDMDCTFIQIECIDEIADMNGLKSEVAAITKASMCGEMDFNESLTKRVALLKGLDASALNRVFEERLQLSPGAEKLLQALNSAGIKTLLVSGGFTYFTERLQAKYGIDFTRANTLEVVDGKLTGNILGTIINAEEKAKTLLRCCEDLKITSEQTIAIGDGANDMKMLATAGMSIAYHAKPKVKAAARYTLNYVGLDGVINMLS, encoded by the coding sequence ATGAAATTAGTTGTTCAAGGTGCAAATTTGACAGATAGTCTTTTGGCTCAATTCACAATTTTATCGGGTGCATTATCCTTTACCCAAATTTCGGATAAAGTATATCGTTTTGATTACGCAAATAATCTCAAGGAAAATCAAATTCAAATATTAGCAGATTCGGAAAAGATTGATGTCGCTTTTTTAGAAGAGGATGTTTCTCTAAGCGATTTTAAGCTGTTAGCTATGGACATGGATTGTACATTTATCCAAATCGAATGTATTGATGAAATTGCGGATATGAATGGACTAAAATCTGAAGTCGCCGCTATTACTAAAGCTTCTATGTGTGGAGAAATGGATTTTAATGAGAGTTTGACTAAACGAGTCGCGTTGTTGAAAGGCTTAGATGCAAGCGCATTAAATAGAGTATTTGAAGAAAGACTACAATTATCTCCAGGTGCAGAAAAATTGCTTCAAGCGTTAAACTCCGCAGGGATTAAAACACTTTTAGTTTCTGGAGGATTTACTTATTTCACAGAAAGATTACAAGCTAAATACGGCATTGACTTTACAAGGGCAAATACTTTGGAAGTTGTAGATGGTAAACTTACAGGTAATATTCTCGGTACAATTATCAATGCAGAAGAAAAAGCAAAAACATTATTACGATGTTGTGAAGATCTAAAAATTACATCCGAACAAACGATTGCCATTGGAGATGGTGCTAATGATATGAAAATGCTTGCAACTGCTGGAATGTCTATTGCTTACCATGCCAAACCCAAAGTAAAAGCAGCAGCAAGATATACCCTCAATTATGTAGGTTTAGATGGCGTAATAAATATGTTAAGTTAG
- a CDS encoding LysR family transcriptional regulator produces the protein MELHHLRYFLKVADTLHFTKAADELFITQPALSQQIKQLEEELGVPLFSRNGKKIKLTDAGNVFLNYAKTSVLEVEKGERAISNFVKEVQGNIHVGVMYSYFSPLLAILSNFCKKYPKVNVILEYGNNEDLQEKLLSSKLDVALTFEGLEIMDELEIKGSFNTQLQLAVNPKHELATKKVFAMSDLPNYLLALPVKGNIIRVVVDNYLKVNKINAQIHAEVNDLQLLLDIVEAGDFVTIVTNTASSKRKNIKLIPLKEQLQSPKGVVVVPKNGYLNKASNLFLEALLTQIQ, from the coding sequence ATGGAACTTCATCATCTTAGATATTTTTTGAAAGTTGCAGATACTTTACATTTTACAAAAGCTGCAGATGAATTATTTATAACACAACCTGCGCTTTCTCAACAGATAAAACAGCTAGAAGAAGAGCTGGGTGTTCCTCTTTTTTCACGTAATGGAAAAAAGATAAAGTTGACTGATGCTGGAAATGTATTTTTGAATTACGCAAAAACTTCTGTTTTGGAAGTCGAGAAAGGGGAACGGGCCATTTCTAATTTTGTAAAAGAGGTTCAAGGCAATATTCATGTGGGTGTGATGTACTCTTATTTTAGTCCGTTGCTTGCCATTTTATCCAATTTTTGTAAAAAATATCCCAAAGTAAACGTGATTTTGGAATATGGTAATAATGAGGATTTGCAAGAGAAATTATTGTCTTCCAAATTAGATGTAGCATTAACTTTCGAAGGATTGGAAATTATGGATGAGTTGGAAATTAAGGGCTCCTTTAATACGCAATTGCAGTTGGCCGTGAATCCCAAACATGAATTAGCCACTAAAAAAGTATTTGCTATGTCCGATTTACCCAATTATTTATTGGCTTTGCCTGTAAAGGGAAATATCATTAGAGTTGTGGTGGACAACTATTTAAAAGTAAATAAAATTAATGCTCAGATACATGCGGAAGTCAATGATCTACAATTACTATTGGATATTGTTGAAGCGGGAGATTTTGTGACTATTGTAACTAATACGGCTAGCTCTAAAAGAAAAAATATCAAATTAATTCCATTAAAAGAGCAATTACAATCTCCAAAAGGAGTGGTCGTTGTACCCAAAAATGGATATTTGAATAAGGCCTCTAATTTATTTTTAGAAGCGTTACTAACCCAAATTCAATAA
- a CDS encoding TlpA disulfide reductase family protein, protein MVLTKKINFLVLCLTLSIVSFGQLKSKKFTINADVQNLELKKAYLYYWDDNQEYIDSTEIKNGKFSFSGTIQYPSPAEIVFKEDKSTTPLHFYIDSSNMEIMGNIDSFFNAKVIGSPTQEEFLALKQSNQSYEKIKKDIYFKGTGNQTISAEAVGRKIDSVQYMEDINSLQFIRLHPRSVVSLNKLDNMKKTVPVDTLLLAFNNLNPILQKSSVGYILKKELIALQKTAIGNIAPDFTARDTSGQAHSLKSYRGKYVLVDFWASWCMPCRAENPNVLKAYNAYKSKGFEVVGFSLDGANAVKNWKDAINQDHLIYPQLSDLQAGNSEIVSNYGVSSIPSNFLLDNKGKIIAKNLRGEELEAKLKEIFN, encoded by the coding sequence ATGGTTCTAACTAAAAAAATTAATTTTCTTGTTCTATGTTTAACTTTAAGTATCGTGTCTTTCGGACAGCTTAAAAGTAAGAAATTTACGATAAATGCAGATGTACAAAATCTGGAGTTAAAAAAAGCGTATTTGTATTATTGGGATGATAATCAAGAATATATAGATTCTACAGAGATAAAAAATGGAAAATTTTCGTTTTCTGGTACTATACAATATCCTTCTCCAGCTGAGATTGTTTTTAAAGAAGACAAATCGACTACTCCGCTGCATTTTTATATAGACTCTTCCAATATGGAAATAATGGGAAATATCGACAGCTTTTTTAATGCGAAAGTCATAGGATCACCAACCCAAGAAGAATTTCTAGCATTAAAACAATCGAATCAGAGTTATGAGAAAATAAAAAAAGATATATATTTTAAAGGTACGGGTAATCAAACTATAAGCGCTGAAGCTGTCGGTCGCAAAATTGATAGCGTTCAATATATGGAAGATATCAATAGTTTGCAGTTCATACGATTACATCCTCGCAGTGTAGTAAGCTTGAATAAATTGGATAATATGAAAAAAACGGTACCTGTTGATACGCTTCTTTTAGCGTTCAATAATTTAAATCCAATTTTGCAAAAATCAAGTGTGGGCTATATTTTAAAAAAAGAACTAATCGCATTACAAAAGACCGCAATCGGAAATATCGCTCCTGATTTTACGGCACGAGACACTAGTGGACAGGCGCATTCATTAAAAAGCTACCGAGGAAAATATGTGTTAGTTGATTTTTGGGCGAGTTGGTGTATGCCTTGTCGTGCAGAAAATCCAAATGTATTGAAAGCTTATAACGCTTATAAAAGTAAAGGTTTTGAGGTTGTGGGATTCTCTTTAGATGGCGCAAATGCCGTAAAAAATTGGAAAGATGCCATAAATCAAGACCATTTAATTTATCCTCAATTATCTGATTTACAAGCCGGTAATAGTGAGATTGTGAGCAATTATGGTGTTAGTTCCATTCCTTCCAATTTTCTTTTGGATAATAAAGGTAAAATCATTGCGAAAAATTTGCGAGGAGAAGAGTTAGAAGCGAAATTGAAAGAAATCTTTAATTAG